Below is a genomic region from Pleuronectes platessa chromosome 18, fPlePla1.1, whole genome shotgun sequence.
CTTTTCTCGTGAGAAATATCTAAAGTTAGCTAAAGAGAAAATATCTATAGTTCATTTCCTGTTGCACCCACACACTCCTGTCACTCACCCGgttcactttcacacacacacacacacactattgttTACCAGccgctcctcacacacacttagttACATCTTTGTACACAAACAGCCGGTGGATTCACAGTTGTCTCGATGTTTGTTCAACCCAAACCCGCTCAAACACAAACCGCCACAGTTCCCATCttcccatcctcctccttttcctccatcCATCACCTCCCCACCTGCACCTGCTCCACCCTGCATCTCATCCCTCATCCACCTGTCTCCCTCGTCTGGTTCCCTTCACCGTGAAAACATCCTGAGATCATGAAGCTCTCTTTTCTGTCTGGCAGCTCTGGTGCAGCAGCGTTTCATGGCTCTGCTCAGATGTGGTGATTTTAACTTTGCTGCCGAACAGAAATCATTAAAAATCACTTGTCGGCAGGATTCAGGACCAATTGTAATGACATTTTTCTAAACCAAAAACTGTGACTATTCAACttctaaacacatttttacttcTACAGATGAAAAGTTGattttaaaggaaataaaacaaactctttGTTCAGTTTAAACTCAAAACTTTAGCTTTTACTTCGTCACTTGTTCCACTGGGACCAGTGGCTTATTCTGGCTCATGTTAGCAAACTCTTTAGATATTTTCTGTATTGAAAAACTTTGTCACGGCGTCAATGACGTGTCTAGAAAAAAGTAAAATCGTTTTCGTGTTTTCTAAAtaagagattttttttccttcttggcCTGAACAGAAAAAAGAGCAGACATGATCCAGATTAGAGCTGAAACGGAATAATCAGTTCTCATTAATCAATTCTTTCATTGTCTCTGATGGAAAACACTGAAAAGCTTCATTGTTGTTTGGTTAAAGCTGGAATATCACTTTCCTCTGTTCCTTTTAAACTGATGGTCatttattattctattattcTTGGTTAACAATTAACCGTCTAATGAAAAATTAAACTTTTAACCCAGACTGTGAATAATCATTGGTTGCAGCTCTAATCCAGATGTTCTCCTGaggttgaccccccccccccctctcctggaGTCTCTCTCTGGTTCCATGTCTCTATGCAGTGATGCTCTGTGATGGGGCCaggctgctctctctgctgcGGTTCCTtgcgacctgctgctgctcctcgctGGCCGGGGTGTTGCGGTGCTGCTGGCGGCGCGGTGCGTGGCGCGGCGGCAGGGTCAGGGTGCAGCAGGACACTCCCACCGTGGCCTCGGGCAGATCCTCGGCCATGGACCAGCTGTCAGTGGCCGGGTCGTACTTCTGGACGGCGGCCTTGTAGCGCTTCTCCGCCTCGTTCCAGCCTCCCAGCAGGTACAGCTTGTCGGCCAGCGGGGAGAGGCCGGCGGTGCTCACCCCAAGCAGGAGGGGGGCGGCCCGGCCCCACGCTCCACTCTCCGGAGAGAAGACCTCCACGGAGACCACATCCACCCTCTCTCCACCAGGCCCGAGCTGGCTGCCCCCCACCACGTACACCTTCCCTCCCAGGGTGGTGGAGCAGTGCCAGCCACGTGGAGTCTCCAGGGAGGCCTTCTCGGTCCAGGTATCGGTCTCCATGTTGTAGCAGGCCACAGAGCGGGAGTAGGCGCAGTTGATGTACCCACCAGTCACCAGGATGTCCCCGGACAGCAGGGTGGCACTGGAGTGGCAGCAGCGGGGCACCTCCATGGGTGCACGCATCTGCCAGGTGTTGGAGGAGGGCAGGTAGCTCTCGGTGGTGGCCAGCAGACCCTCCACGTTGCGGCCTCCGATGGCGAAGAGGCGGCCGCCGCTGGCAGCCAGGGAGAAGTGGGTACGGCGCTGACGCATGCTGGCCAGGTGGAGCCAGGTGTTGAAGCGAGGGTCGTATCTGATGGAGGCAAAAAGAAGAGTGGAGTTTAGAGCAGTGTGAGGAAAACACAAGCACCGGAGCTCCAGACCCCCGGGGGTTTAGGAGGTGATGTGAAGTAGGAGCCACCGCTCAGTTCTCGAGCTCCTCTCCTGGggaatcatctcccaggaccttgATTTTGGATAAAGCTCATAACTAAGATATGGTTCCTACTTGGACCAGCTCCTAGTTATGATGCTCTGGGTTCTTTCTTCTAGATCAGTAAAGTGTTGGAGTCGAACGAGTTTTTATGGTTGGGAGCCAGTTCTTTTGCTGGTTCGTGATTAGGAACCCGCTGCAAACCGACCCTTTCCTCAGTGGAATAGGTTTTATGGGCACCAGCAACTCACTTTGGCCCTGAGGCCCCAGAACAAGGGTTAGATTAAGGGGTCAAGCAAATCGAACAACCTGTGAGTTGTGAGGTTGTTGTCATTGTTAATGATTCATGTTTCGTGTCCTTCAGTCGAACCTGCTGAGCGTGCTGACGGCGTGTTTGGCCTGGTTCCTGGCGTCATTCTGGTCCTCCCCCCCGGCCACGTACAGGAAACCGTCCATCACAGCCACACACTGGTTGAAGCTCTTCGCCGGCAGCTGAGTGAGGTGACGCCAGGAGGCTCCTCCCTCACGAGGGTCCCGCCACAGCACCTGGACgccggggtcaaaggtcacttgGGGATTTCCTTATAAGAATATATAGACCTGTGACACCAAAACCACACCCACCTCCCGGCTGAGGGCCCTCTCGGTGAGCGACGGACGGCCTCCGATGGTGAGCAGAGTCTGCTGACCGACTCGTACTTGGGTGCGTCGGGACTGCAGGGTGTTCTGCTGGTAGGGCAGCAGGTGGTAGTTCATGGCGTCCACCAACAGGCGGTGACACTGAGGGTCCAGCATCATGCGGGGCACCGGCTGGATCTGACTCACCAGCTCGCTGGCCGGGATCGTCTCCAGACGGACGTGACCCAGGAGCTCGGCGGCGTGAGTCTGACGAGAGGCGTCGAAGTCCAGCCACTTCATGgcgagctagagagagagagagagagagagagagagagagagagagagagagagagagagagagagagagagagacagagagagagagagacagagagaaatctgatgtttaaaaatgttatgtCAGTGAGTAATGTTGTTCGATTGGGAATTTGTTTGGTTAAATTTGGAAACAGATAATTTCTTGAATGGGAACAAAAAGCTAAATACTAGGAAAACGAATCACATGAAAAGAAGTTGGTGATAAAGATTTATAGCTTTTATAATTCTCATTCTTTTCAACAACTCTGATTCCTGTTTTTGATtctgatttaaataaaacaatctaaatatattttttaagtgaagccaaagcatttcaatcgccccctggtggctggcagcagtatagatcataaaccctgcctcctccatgttggtgaaGGGGACATGGATCATAGAACCAGTAAATTCATATTTCTCAAAGATTGTTTTTacgtattttatgtattttacagAGCTAATGTTGCCTCTAAGTTGGTTTTTAATCGGGTTAAATTGagtatgtatttaaataaaacctgacCAAATGAAGCGTTCCATCGGATCAGTTTATAAAAAGAGCCTTCACGTCTTCTCCGTCCCTCAGCTGTCTGTCTATTTGGGTCCACCCTGCAGTCCTGTATTAATATGCACAGCTCTCCTCTTGCAGACAGTGAGAGTTATACTTGGTCTCTGCTCACAGTCGCCCTGCAGGGGACGGCCTTCGAGTCGTGGCTCTGTGTTTGGCTCTGAACAGCTGGTCTGGGGTCTGTTTTAAGGGCCTGATGAAAATAGCCGAAGGGGCGACGATGAAGATCTGATATTTCTCAGTTTGGACACAAGAAGTGAAGAGTTTGTATCATTCAGGTCAAAAAACCTTTGAGCTGAGGAGCTTGAGTTTAGTTTGTGATCCCAGCTTTAACGGCAGCCATGTTTTATTCTGATGGATGCATAAGCTGTATTTCATTAGGAAATGTTCGTTTATCCTATTTTAGCCCCAATGTTCTGTTTCAGATTTCAACCGTTGACCTTTACAGACAaagtgtgacctctgacctggaagGCCATGACCTCCGAGGGCAGCACCAGCAAGTCGTCCTGCAGGAAGGCGGAGATCTGCTCCACGGTCAGCTGGGTGAACAGCGGCGTCTCGGAAAACTGCACAAAGTTGTCCAGGACGAAGCGGCGGGCAGCGTCGCACACGGGCTTCAGGCTGTAGGCGGCGGCGATGTTCCAGATGTAGACGCAGGTCTGGACGTTGAGCTCGGCCAGCAGGAAGTCCATGCACATCTTGAGGAGCTGCGGGATCTGGAGGGTGGCGGCGGCGGAGACGGTGCAGCCGATGGTGTAGAGGGACATGTGGACGCGACCCAGGTAGGCGAAGGTGATGACGTTGGCCAGGCCTGCGGACGGAGAGCGACCACAGACTGAACAACTGACGCCAAACCCTCACCTCTCACCCGGTTTCAGGGAGAAACTAAACTTCTGTGGCCAAAAGAGTTAAATTCTTACAACTGATGTTTCTCAAAATCCCCTTTAAACAcgtcttgatttaaaaaaaaggttcattaaggttttatatttattacagtggaggaaatatttcaaattaaagtacTTTTCCAAACTTTAAAAGTTAATTATACCGTTttcattgccccctggtggctgggtgcagtataggtcataaaccctgtcaATAAAACTTATCtcccaaaaataaaatataatatatttggcATCTTTATACAGTCTTGGATCCTGATTAAAGTTTGTGCATTTACTGTGATGGAGACACCAGCTCTGGCAAAGATTAACACCTTAAAGTTCGGGTGAACCAATTATTAGTCTCTTCACTAAAGCCCCCTCCCGGGTGGACGCAGTGTGAATCGATGTCGTACCCAGAGGGGAGAGCGACGGCAGCTCCAGGCGCTTCATGCCGGGATCTTTGGCCAGAATCTCTCTGAAGTACTGACTCACAGACGAGATGACGAGTTTGTGGACGTCGAAGGCCTTCGTCTTAGAGGCCAGCTCCAGGTCGGTCAGGAACCTGAGGCAGGGAAAGTACGTTGTGAAGTAACAACCTTGAGCCTGTGACCGTGCAGCTGGACTTCACATCAGAACTTACTTCTCCTGCCGCATCTTGCTGAGCTCCTCCAGCACAGCGTTGCCGTGCAGGGGCCGTGTCAGCTCGCTGCCCAGGCCCAGGCCCCTCTCTCCGGGCTTGATGACgggcagcggcagcggcaggTTGAGGCTGTTCAGCTGAGCGATGTCCAGCGCCGCCATCTGCTCGATCTTCTTCATGCCGCTGTCCATCACCACCACTCCATCGCCCAGGCTCTCCACCTTCAGCTGGTCTGTGGTGGGCTCCATCACCTGAGAGATGGTTTCCACGG
It encodes:
- the klhl43 gene encoding kelch-like protein 31, whose translation is MAPKKKAPRQKKPAVETISQVMEPTTDQLKVESLGDGVVVMDSGMKKIEQMAALDIAQLNSLNLPLPLPVIKPGERGLGLGSELTRPLHGNAVLEELSKMRQEKFLTDLELASKTKAFDVHKLVISSVSQYFREILAKDPGMKRLELPSLSPLGLANVITFAYLGRVHMSLYTIGCTVSAAATLQIPQLLKMCMDFLLAELNVQTCVYIWNIAAAYSLKPVCDAARRFVLDNFVQFSETPLFTQLTVEQISAFLQDDLLVLPSEVMAFQLAMKWLDFDASRQTHAAELLGHVRLETIPASELVSQIQPVPRMMLDPQCHRLLVDAMNYHLLPYQQNTLQSRRTQVRVGQQTLLTIGGRPSLTERALSREVLWRDPREGGASWRHLTQLPAKSFNQCVAVMDGFLYVAGGEDQNDARNQAKHAVSTLSRYDPRFNTWLHLASMRQRRTHFSLAASGGRLFAIGGRNVEGLLATTESYLPSSNTWQMRAPMEVPRCCHSSATLLSGDILVTGGYINCAYSRSVACYNMETDTWTEKASLETPRGWHCSTTLGGKVYVVGGSQLGPGGERVDVVSVEVFSPESGAWGRAAPLLLGVSTAGLSPLADKLYLLGGWNEAEKRYKAAVQKYDPATDSWSMAEDLPEATVGVSCCTLTLPPRHAPRRQQHRNTPASEEQQQVARNRSRESSLAPSQSITA